In the Leptospira limi genome, one interval contains:
- a CDS encoding GyrI-like domain-containing protein, translating to MANLSEPLVQTEKFTVMGLRIRTSNAPGDAEVKIPAIYSKFYKEDIPKKMEMLRKIDPLFAVYSSYESDENGAYDFLLGYAVDPNAKPLPGMELIQIAPQNGRYFAIQPGPPEEVVPKFWAEIWNHPEIPKIRSFQTDWEEYSEAGIRVFLSTT from the coding sequence ATGGCTAATTTGTCAGAACCACTTGTTCAAACAGAAAAATTTACGGTTATGGGACTTCGTATCAGAACATCCAATGCCCCTGGAGATGCAGAAGTCAAAATTCCAGCCATTTATTCCAAATTTTATAAAGAAGACATTCCTAAAAAAATGGAGATGTTACGAAAGATAGATCCTCTGTTTGCCGTATATTCTTCCTATGAATCAGATGAAAATGGTGCGTATGATTTTTTGTTAGGTTATGCTGTAGATCCGAATGCAAAACCACTCCCAGGGATGGAACTGATTCAAATTGCACCACAAAACGGCCGTTATTTTGCAATCCAACCAGGCCCACCTGAAGAAGTTGTTCCTAAATTTTGGGCTGAAATTTGGAACCATCCAGAGATACCTAAAATTAGAAGTTTTCAAACTGATTGGGAAGAATATTCGGAAGCAGGGATTCGAGTTTTTTTATCTACTACTTAG
- a CDS encoding TonB-dependent receptor family protein codes for MLNEIENETQAKKGKNLLLFCFTLMVPTLLFSQDEKSQPNQEPKVEVQTKEETPAIRVKGKKDTDREFLGDVEGTNIYAGKKNEVIRLDKVNANLAMGNTRQVYAKVPGITIWENDGSGIQPGIGARGLSPNRNWEFNTRMNGHDIASDSFGYPEAYFNPPLEALEKVEIIRGAGALQYGPQFGGMVNYVVKKADPTKPVKVETKTTGGSFNTLNQYSSVSGTVGDWSYFVFYQGRSSDGWRENSQYNVQNGFVNLAYKVSEKLKISMEMAKSTYLSQQAGGLTDEQFRIDPRQSGRTRNWFSAPWNVPAMNIDYEQSPTTRTNVKIFGLYGERNSVGVVSAANVTDPIQPRTLEYSPRQIDRDTYRNYGMEARQIFNYDLLERTHTLSFGGRYFNGNTDRFRNPNGTTGTKFDLRETNFTGVCYDGTRNCRIADLEFSTLNYAGFVENLFRITDALSLTPGVRYEWIRSTASGRVNESIPSASKPFGGMIQPLERIQRQVLYGLGAQYQTTKTTNLYANYSRAFRPVVYSELFAPTATLNEVDPNLKDQSGYNADAGYRGKFGQWIQFDMSVFELRYNNRVGQLPGLLPGQANFQTNVGDSLHRGVEAYLEVDPMLLLTESQPYGSFSLFTSSANVNARYIRWEDPRVLTNPTNAQNFYRVGKLVENAPSQIHRYGVTYQYKNVLSFTYLISYTGATYADAANTGPATANGQIGLIPSYTVRDFTFVWNFHENFSLRGGVNNMTNQMYFTRRAGGYPGPGILPSDGMFYFIGLSAVF; via the coding sequence ATGCTAAATGAAATTGAGAACGAAACTCAAGCCAAGAAGGGTAAAAACCTACTCCTCTTCTGTTTCACTTTAATGGTACCGACCCTCCTATTTTCCCAGGATGAAAAATCACAACCGAACCAAGAACCAAAAGTCGAGGTGCAAACAAAGGAAGAAACTCCTGCCATCCGCGTAAAAGGGAAAAAAGATACAGACCGTGAATTTCTAGGAGATGTGGAAGGTACAAATATCTATGCAGGTAAAAAAAACGAAGTCATTCGATTAGATAAAGTCAATGCGAATCTAGCAATGGGAAACACTCGTCAGGTGTATGCAAAAGTTCCTGGCATTACCATTTGGGAAAATGATGGGAGTGGGATCCAACCAGGAATTGGTGCTCGAGGTTTGTCCCCCAATCGAAATTGGGAATTTAACACTCGTATGAATGGGCATGACATCGCTTCTGATTCCTTTGGTTACCCCGAAGCTTATTTTAACCCACCTTTAGAAGCTCTTGAAAAAGTAGAAATCATAAGAGGAGCTGGTGCCTTACAATACGGACCTCAATTTGGTGGCATGGTCAATTATGTTGTGAAAAAAGCAGACCCAACTAAACCCGTCAAAGTAGAAACCAAAACCACGGGTGGTTCTTTCAACACCCTCAACCAATATAGTTCTGTTAGTGGGACCGTTGGAGATTGGAGTTATTTTGTTTTTTACCAAGGCCGTAGTTCTGATGGATGGAGGGAAAATTCACAGTACAATGTCCAAAATGGATTTGTGAATTTGGCTTATAAAGTTTCCGAAAAATTGAAGATCTCAATGGAAATGGCAAAGTCAACTTACTTAAGCCAACAAGCTGGTGGGCTCACCGATGAACAATTTCGAATCGACCCAAGGCAGTCAGGAAGGACAAGAAACTGGTTTAGTGCACCTTGGAATGTACCAGCGATGAACATTGATTACGAACAAAGTCCTACTACTCGTACCAATGTTAAAATCTTCGGACTTTATGGAGAAAGAAATTCAGTTGGTGTTGTATCGGCAGCAAATGTTACGGACCCAATCCAACCTCGGACTTTAGAATATAGTCCAAGGCAAATTGATAGAGATACCTATCGAAATTATGGGATGGAAGCACGACAGATCTTCAACTACGATTTATTGGAACGAACTCATACTCTGTCATTCGGAGGACGGTATTTTAATGGGAATACAGATCGATTCCGAAATCCAAATGGGACAACAGGAACTAAATTTGATCTAAGGGAAACCAATTTCACTGGAGTGTGTTATGATGGCACAAGAAATTGTCGGATCGCTGATTTAGAATTCTCTACATTAAATTACGCTGGATTTGTTGAAAATTTATTCCGTATCACTGATGCACTTTCACTTACTCCTGGTGTTCGATATGAATGGATTCGGTCCACAGCTTCAGGCCGAGTCAATGAATCGATCCCTAGTGCTTCAAAACCGTTTGGTGGGATGATCCAACCACTAGAACGTATACAAAGACAGGTTCTTTATGGACTTGGTGCCCAATACCAAACAACAAAAACAACCAATTTATATGCAAACTATTCACGCGCGTTTCGGCCAGTCGTCTATTCGGAGTTATTTGCACCAACTGCTACCTTAAATGAAGTCGATCCTAACTTAAAAGACCAATCAGGATATAATGCAGATGCAGGATACCGTGGGAAATTTGGACAATGGATCCAGTTTGACATGAGTGTTTTTGAACTCCGTTATAACAATCGTGTTGGCCAACTTCCAGGCCTTCTCCCTGGCCAAGCTAACTTCCAAACGAATGTGGGAGATTCTTTACACAGAGGAGTAGAAGCATACTTAGAAGTTGATCCAATGTTGTTACTAACTGAATCGCAACCCTACGGGTCCTTTAGTTTATTCACATCGAGCGCAAATGTGAATGCTCGTTATATCCGTTGGGAAGATCCACGTGTACTCACAAACCCAACCAATGCACAAAACTTTTATCGTGTTGGAAAACTTGTAGAAAACGCCCCTTCACAAATCCATCGTTATGGAGTCACATACCAATATAAAAATGTCTTAAGTTTCACGTATTTGATCAGTTATACGGGAGCAACTTATGCGGATGCTGCCAATACAGGTCCTGCTACAGCGAATGGACAAATTGGTCTCATTCCTTCTTATACAGTGAGAGACTTTACGTTTGTTTGGAATTTTCACGAAAATTTTTCACTTCGTGGAGGAGTTAACAACATGACAAACCAAATGTATTTTACACGTCGTGCGGGAGGATACCCTGGTCCCGGAATTTTACCTTCCGATGGGATGTTTTATTTTATTGGGTTAAGCGCTGTATTTTAG
- a CDS encoding PAS domain-containing hybrid sensor histidine kinase/response regulator: MDHNIPKEAYSSLILQYFYDAVIVTDLNFHITSWNLAAERIYGYKVEEVLGKSTNDILHTIMLEGERETSISELKSTGIWQGEVFQSSKDGSKLKIRSAVSFLKDKDGTTIGVIAINRDITEQNKIQEELAESEERFRMSFENAGVGVCLLDLDGKFLRVNKKLQLMLGYNETELFGRASKDFAYKEDQNIFYQYRESALKGKDVDVVYEKRYISKSNQVLWIEISNSLVKDRNGSPLYFVVHFNDITDRKNAELHLIQAKKEAERANQAKSDFVANMSHEIRTPLNGVIGFNELLMTTKLDADQKEYVKNAISSAHGLLGIINDILDISKIEAGKLVLNETVSNLKHIIKDSLGVLQWKANEKNIQLEFIESNELPEWIVVDATRLRQILINLLGNAVKFTEKGSVTLKVEHELVGNEKIKLRFSIRDTGIGIPESHKTKIFQSFWQGESNSTRRFGGTGLGLRITKSLLDLMGGEIEFSSVEGNGTEFRFSIETIILKNANLSHEKNENFQGEIWENINQSKLLEVTPNILIAEDNLMNRDLLKRMILKYIPNANLWEAGNGVDAVRMVSAKKPEMIFMDVQMPEMDGLEAATIIRKDKSNQQIPIIALTAGALYEERKKCFDVGMDHFLTKPIDILALNQVLYHYLNPSKLE; this comes from the coding sequence ATGGATCATAACATTCCGAAGGAAGCTTACTCTTCACTCATCCTTCAATACTTTTATGATGCTGTTATCGTAACTGATTTAAATTTCCATATCACTAGTTGGAACCTTGCTGCTGAAAGGATTTATGGCTATAAAGTAGAAGAAGTCCTTGGTAAATCTACAAATGACATCCTCCATACAATTATGTTGGAAGGTGAAAGGGAAACGAGCATTTCAGAACTCAAGTCAACTGGGATCTGGCAGGGCGAAGTTTTTCAATCCTCAAAAGATGGTTCCAAATTAAAAATACGTTCCGCGGTGAGTTTTTTGAAAGACAAAGATGGCACAACCATCGGTGTCATAGCCATCAACAGAGATATTACCGAACAAAATAAAATTCAAGAAGAACTAGCAGAAAGTGAAGAACGATTCCGTATGAGCTTTGAAAATGCTGGAGTTGGAGTTTGCCTTCTCGATTTAGATGGAAAGTTTTTACGAGTGAATAAAAAACTCCAACTTATGTTAGGTTATAATGAAACAGAACTATTCGGCCGAGCTTCCAAAGATTTTGCGTATAAAGAAGATCAGAATATTTTTTATCAATACCGAGAATCAGCACTCAAAGGAAAGGATGTCGATGTTGTTTACGAAAAACGATACATCTCAAAATCAAATCAGGTTTTATGGATAGAAATTTCAAATTCACTTGTCAAAGATCGGAATGGTTCACCACTATATTTTGTAGTTCATTTTAATGATATAACAGATCGAAAAAATGCAGAGTTACATTTAATCCAGGCAAAAAAAGAGGCAGAGCGTGCCAACCAAGCGAAGTCAGATTTTGTAGCCAATATGAGTCATGAAATTCGTACTCCTTTAAACGGAGTGATCGGTTTTAATGAATTACTCATGACAACGAAATTAGATGCAGACCAAAAAGAATATGTAAAAAATGCAATCAGTAGTGCGCATGGATTGTTAGGCATTATCAATGATATATTAGATATCTCTAAAATTGAAGCTGGGAAACTGGTGCTAAATGAAACAGTTTCAAATTTGAAGCACATCATAAAAGATTCACTTGGTGTTCTCCAATGGAAGGCTAACGAAAAAAATATTCAGTTGGAATTTATAGAATCAAATGAATTACCAGAATGGATCGTTGTTGATGCAACGAGGCTCAGGCAAATATTAATTAACCTACTAGGGAATGCTGTTAAGTTTACCGAAAAAGGAAGTGTGACTCTAAAGGTTGAGCATGAGTTGGTTGGTAATGAGAAAATAAAACTTAGATTTTCCATTCGAGATACGGGGATAGGAATTCCTGAATCACACAAAACCAAAATTTTCCAATCGTTTTGGCAAGGAGAATCCAATTCTACACGTCGTTTTGGAGGGACTGGTCTTGGACTTCGCATCACAAAATCCTTACTCGATCTAATGGGTGGTGAGATTGAATTTTCTTCCGTGGAAGGAAATGGAACTGAGTTTCGTTTTTCTATCGAAACTATCATTCTGAAAAATGCAAATCTCTCTCATGAAAAAAACGAAAACTTTCAGGGAGAAATTTGGGAAAATATAAACCAATCCAAATTGTTGGAAGTGACTCCCAATATTCTAATTGCTGAAGACAATTTGATGAATCGGGACCTACTAAAACGAATGATCTTAAAATACATTCCAAATGCAAATTTGTGGGAAGCTGGAAATGGGGTTGATGCTGTTCGAATGGTCAGTGCCAAAAAACCAGAAATGATTTTTATGGATGTTCAAATGCCAGAAATGGATGGATTGGAAGCCGCAACAATCATTCGAAAGGACAAATCAAACCAACAAATTCCTATCATCGCTTTGACCGCTGGTGCACTCTATGAAGAACGTAAAAAATGTTTTGATGTAGGTATGGATCATTTTTTGACCAAACCGATTGATATTTTGGCACTGAACCAAGTCTTATACCATTATTTGAATCCTTCCAAACTCGAATAG
- a CDS encoding NRAMP family divalent metal transporter, with amino-acid sequence MRRFPFLAYLGPGLLYAGAAVGVSHLVQSTRAGAVYGYGLLAVVIFANFIKYPFFVVGTKYTIVTGKSLLDGYESLGRLPIWIFFLISVGTMCIIVATVTLVTSGLFSNLLGLTMEPWMLCSIILTFCFLLLAIGKFQALDGLMKWIVVLLTLATIVAMVLSFYAGIPKLTTEGKSFSLGNLADVAFLIALMGWMPIPIEAAVWQSDWTLAKKTPDGKLPPMKYAMIDFNIGYIGTTLLAVCFLALGSNMMYNTGMEFSSQAVGFASELVKLYTTAIGSWSYPIILVAAFFTMFSTTLTCFDAYPRVVSNASRRLFPTLQKLSTEKLYWYWIFLVGIGSILILLFFRTNMKSLVDFATTVSFLNAPILALIHHLILFGKEIPKEERPKPWMNLLSWFGILFLFGFSIYYINITFF; translated from the coding sequence ATGAGACGATTTCCTTTTTTAGCGTATCTTGGTCCTGGTTTATTGTATGCTGGTGCAGCGGTGGGTGTTTCCCATTTGGTCCAATCCACTCGAGCGGGAGCTGTATATGGGTATGGGTTACTCGCAGTCGTAATTTTTGCCAATTTTATCAAGTATCCCTTTTTTGTAGTGGGAACAAAATACACGATCGTTACCGGTAAATCTTTGTTAGATGGCTATGAATCGCTTGGAAGATTGCCAATTTGGATTTTCTTCTTAATATCCGTAGGAACTATGTGTATCATCGTTGCAACAGTAACATTGGTTACATCAGGTCTGTTTTCTAATTTGCTTGGTTTAACCATGGAACCATGGATGTTATGTTCAATCATCCTCACGTTTTGTTTTTTACTGTTGGCAATCGGTAAATTCCAGGCATTGGATGGACTGATGAAGTGGATTGTTGTTCTCCTCACATTGGCAACGATCGTTGCAATGGTTTTATCCTTTTATGCGGGCATTCCAAAACTAACTACGGAAGGGAAATCATTTTCCTTAGGAAACTTGGCCGATGTTGCCTTCTTAATTGCACTTATGGGTTGGATGCCGATTCCGATTGAAGCTGCTGTATGGCAATCCGATTGGACACTTGCTAAAAAAACTCCAGATGGGAAATTACCTCCCATGAAATATGCCATGATTGATTTTAACATTGGTTATATTGGAACGACACTTCTTGCTGTATGTTTTTTGGCTCTTGGTTCCAATATGATGTACAATACAGGCATGGAATTTTCTTCACAAGCAGTTGGATTTGCATCCGAATTGGTTAAACTTTATACCACTGCCATTGGGTCTTGGTCATATCCCATTATCTTGGTCGCTGCTTTTTTCACCATGTTTTCAACAACATTAACATGTTTTGACGCCTATCCGCGTGTTGTTTCCAATGCAAGTAGAAGATTGTTTCCAACTTTGCAAAAGTTATCGACGGAAAAATTATATTGGTATTGGATTTTTCTCGTTGGGATTGGCTCCATTTTGATTTTACTTTTCTTCCGCACCAATATGAAAAGTTTAGTCGACTTTGCGACAACGGTATCGTTTTTAAATGCCCCAATACTTGCTTTGATCCATCATTTAATATTGTTTGGAAAAGAAATTCCGAAAGAAGAAAGGCCGAAACCTTGGATGAATTTATTGTCTTGGTTTGGAATTTTGTTTTTGTTTGGATTTTCTATCTATTATATCAATATTACTTTTTTCTAA
- a CDS encoding Na+/H+ antiporter NhaC family protein, giving the protein MERESKYSLFFSLTPILYLVASILFFRYIWIVPYPHPLALCLAGSLAFLQRVHHKFVFLHSAFRKNLFSVFPAMEILFLVGLLIASWAYSGVLLTMMQIGTILIEPKLFLPSVAIVSAIASMVSGSSWTTAGTLGVALMGVSKIWGFADVMAAGAIVSGCYFGDKLSPLSDTTNLASSLTHVPIWTHIRHMLKTTCMSFFLAVFCFYLLNLFVWDPSRETVFPSEIGVSQLLQNRIVYWKLIPVFLVFGSSLFHLPVRFSFFLGIGSAFLFPILESGVSFEMFRSLVWGYKSQTGNLTWDQFLSGGGIVSILPTEILILSAVWFGAVVEGYGYLNEILMQIKRWVKNQYDILLSTMGVSFLLNLMTADQYLSLVIPARAFRTLAVEKQIPEKDISRALEDSGTITSPLIPWNSCGAFMASSLGVSVLSFLPFVFFNLIHVFLSVSILMYKKIKLKSS; this is encoded by the coding sequence ATGGAGAGGGAAAGTAAATACTCGTTATTTTTTTCTCTCACTCCCATACTCTATTTAGTCGCATCAATTTTGTTTTTTAGGTATATATGGATTGTACCATACCCTCATCCTTTGGCTTTGTGTCTTGCTGGTAGCCTTGCATTTTTACAAAGGGTTCATCATAAATTTGTTTTTTTACATTCTGCCTTTCGTAAAAATTTATTCTCTGTATTCCCTGCAATGGAGATTTTATTTTTAGTAGGGTTACTCATCGCTTCATGGGCATATTCTGGTGTGTTACTCACGATGATGCAAATTGGTACAATTCTCATTGAACCAAAATTATTTTTACCATCGGTTGCCATCGTTTCTGCCATTGCATCTATGGTTTCAGGTTCCTCTTGGACTACTGCAGGTACGTTAGGTGTCGCGCTGATGGGGGTCTCCAAAATATGGGGATTCGCTGATGTGATGGCAGCAGGAGCAATCGTGAGTGGTTGTTATTTTGGTGATAAACTCTCTCCATTGTCGGATACAACAAATTTGGCTTCCAGTTTAACACACGTTCCTATTTGGACCCATATACGACATATGTTAAAGACTACATGTATGAGTTTTTTTTTGGCAGTATTTTGTTTTTATCTTTTGAATTTATTTGTTTGGGATCCATCCCGTGAGACAGTGTTCCCTTCCGAGATTGGAGTGTCACAATTACTGCAAAATAGAATCGTTTATTGGAAATTGATCCCTGTTTTTCTCGTATTTGGATCTTCCTTGTTCCACTTACCTGTTCGTTTCTCTTTTTTCCTCGGCATCGGATCTGCTTTTTTATTTCCCATCCTAGAATCTGGAGTTTCTTTTGAAATGTTTCGTTCTCTCGTTTGGGGATACAAGTCTCAAACAGGGAATCTCACTTGGGATCAATTTTTGAGTGGTGGAGGAATTGTATCCATATTGCCCACAGAAATTTTGATCTTAAGTGCGGTTTGGTTTGGGGCTGTGGTAGAAGGTTATGGGTATTTAAATGAAATTCTAATGCAAATCAAAAGATGGGTAAAAAACCAGTATGATATTCTATTATCAACGATGGGTGTTTCTTTTTTACTGAATTTGATGACAGCAGACCAGTATCTTTCCCTTGTGATCCCTGCCCGTGCATTCCGAACGCTTGCGGTTGAAAAACAAATACCTGAAAAAGACATCTCAAGGGCATTAGAAGACTCTGGAACCATTACCTCTCCCTTAATCCCATGGAATAGTTGTGGAGCGTTTATGGCGTCTTCGCTTGGAGTTTCTGTATTGAGTTTTTTACCATTTGTGTTTTTTAACTTAATCCATGTTTTCCTCTCCGTTTCAATTCTGATGTATAAAAAAATTAAATTAAAAAGTTCATAA
- a CDS encoding RNA polymerase subunit sigma-70, with protein MLPKILDEKILPLISQARITNDLGLVREYLPIWMVDRLAKKRNISEDESSEMVVTILEVFSKMWILSLKYQLTHVLGFFVTYIFNQYRNRFRNSEIPESGELYLQLWNYSTPANEEDPMEEKVEILKSNLEKLPIFTALVLSLQFDLPMKQNLKQFLLWKLKENQLDENLFFSEWEERRNLHRQLVSRLTSMITRYTRKLYETTDPKRRDWYGKQKKIWMLRRTRAFDRSFFSEREIAKWLGITRKAVRNHLSQGKHELRKVGKDLLHYA; from the coding sequence ATGTTACCAAAGATATTAGATGAAAAAATTTTACCGTTGATCAGCCAAGCAAGGATCACAAACGATCTTGGACTTGTTAGAGAATATTTGCCAATTTGGATGGTTGATCGATTGGCCAAAAAAAGAAACATATCAGAAGATGAAAGTTCTGAAATGGTTGTTACCATTTTAGAAGTATTTTCTAAAATGTGGATTTTGAGTTTAAAATACCAACTCACTCATGTTTTGGGTTTTTTTGTCACCTATATCTTCAACCAATACCGAAATCGATTTCGCAATTCAGAAATTCCCGAATCAGGGGAATTGTATTTACAACTTTGGAATTACTCCACCCCAGCTAATGAGGAAGATCCTATGGAGGAAAAAGTCGAAATTCTAAAATCAAATCTAGAAAAACTCCCTATCTTTACAGCATTAGTCCTTTCCTTACAATTCGACTTACCCATGAAACAAAATCTTAAACAATTCCTCTTATGGAAATTGAAGGAGAACCAATTGGATGAGAATTTATTTTTTTCAGAATGGGAAGAAAGACGAAATCTACATCGGCAATTGGTATCACGACTCACTTCTATGATCACACGTTATACAAGAAAATTATATGAAACGACTGACCCGAAGCGACGGGATTGGTATGGGAAACAGAAAAAAATTTGGATGTTACGCAGGACAAGAGCCTTTGATCGTAGTTTTTTTTCAGAAAGGGAGATTGCCAAATGGCTTGGTATCACAAGAAAGGCAGTTCGCAATCATTTGTCACAAGGAAAACATGAACTTAGGAAAGTCGGCAAAGATTTATTGCACTATGCATAA
- a CDS encoding STAS domain-containing protein — protein sequence MKIKVTSKNDVHIIKIEGAIKAGNEFELSEKIEQYIKKGQVPKFIIDLKKVPFINSAGLGTFLNIYKHIDGLNGRLVFANLNSDIENLMEITKLSSVFEIYKTLEEAEDSFEY from the coding sequence ATGAAAATCAAAGTTACTAGTAAAAACGACGTGCACATCATTAAAATTGAAGGTGCCATCAAAGCCGGAAATGAGTTCGAGTTGTCTGAAAAGATTGAACAGTACATCAAAAAAGGCCAAGTCCCAAAATTCATTATTGATTTGAAAAAGGTTCCCTTTATCAATTCTGCTGGACTGGGAACGTTTCTGAACATCTACAAACACATAGATGGTCTGAATGGACGTCTTGTTTTTGCGAACTTAAATTCCGATATCGAAAACCTGATGGAAATTACCAAACTTTCCAGTGTGTTTGAGATATACAAAACTCTGGAAGAGGCTGAAGACTCCTTCGAATATTAA